TTCAATCCATTgtctttgcctcatattaagctctttctacgtgaatatgtacttcaaactcttgtggtcagTAAATATCTCACACTTATCACCATACAAATGGtgtctccatatcttcaatgcaaaaaTGACGGCTGCAAGCTCTAAGTCATGTGTCGGATAATTCATCTCGTGAGGCTTTAAGTATCTTGAAGCGTAGGCAATCACATTTCCATGTTGCATCAAGACATAGCCAAGTCCCTTCTttgaagcatcgctataaatcaCATAGCTTCCCAATCCTGATGGTAGTGTCAATACTGGTGATGTCACAagtctcttcttcaattcttgaaaactagtCTCACACTCATCGGTCCATATGAACTTGTTGCTTTTTCGAGTCAACTGTGTCAATGGCATCGCAATTGTCGAAAAGCCTTCTACAAATCGGTGATAGTAGCCCGCGAGTCCCAAGAAACTCCTCACTTCTGTCGCAGTGCTAGGTCTTGGCCAATTGGTAATAGCCTCAACCTTGGCTGGATCCACCTTGATTCTATCTGCTGATACAATATGTCCCAAAAATGCAACTTGATCAAGACAAAATTCACACTTCTTGTATTTTGCATACAATTTATTATTCCCTAGTATTTCCAACACAACTCGAAGATGCTCCTCATGAACCTCCACTGACTTTGAATACACcaatatatcatcaataaacatAATCAGAAACTTGTCCAGAAAAtccttgaataccctgttcattagGTCCATGAAAACTGCAGGTGCATTTTTCAATCCAAAAGACATAACAAGAAACTCGTCGTGTCTGTAACGAGTCCTGAATGCTATCTTCGGAATATCACTTGTCTTCACTCTTAGTTGATGGTAACCTGACCGtagatcaatctttgaaaagtattTTGCTCCTTGAagctgatcaaataagtcatcgatccTCGGTAATGGATATCTATTCTTCACCGTGATTCagttcaactctcgataatcaaTATAGAGTCTCAtcgaaccatccttcttattcaCAAATAGAACTGGTGCTCCCCAAGGCGAAAAACTGGGTCTAATAAAACCCTTATCAAGTAACTCCTCCAGCTGTTCTTTCAGCTCTTGTACCTCTAACGGagccattctataaggtgccttgGAAATAGGTTGTGCATCTGGTAACAAATCGATAGAAAATTCTATCTCTCTTTCCGGCGGAAGACCCTCCAAATCTTCGGGAAATACATCTGAAAACTCACGAACAACAAGAACATCTTCTAATTCTGGCTGCACCTTGGACATGTCAATCACATACGCTAAAAATCCTTCACATCCATGAGCAATCATCTTCTTAGCCTTGATGGCCGAAATGAATTTTCCACAATCACTAGGCGTAGAACCCTGAAACACGAACTCAGGCGAATTGGAGTCCCCAAAAATTATTCTTTTTCCTGGACAATCAATTGTAGCTTTGTGTCGCTCCAGTCAATCCATCCCCAGTATGATATCAAAGTCCCTCATCTGAATAGGTAAGAGATCAACAAATAGTTCTCTATCGTCTACTCTAACTACACAATCAAGATATTGAGAATTCACAAGTATAGTTACACCTATAGGAGTGCCAACAAAAAAATCCGATATAAGTGCAGTGGATGCAATGTCTAAGTGTTTAACATAAGATGTAGAGATAAATGAATGTGTAGCTCCAGTATCAAATAAGACTATAGCATTTCCATTACCGACAAAAAGTGATCCTGAAATGGTACTTGGAGTACTTGCAGCATCTTTTGCAGTGATGGAAAACACACGACCGAAAGTCTTTTGGTTGTTTTTCTCTCCCTGATCTCTACGATCCCAAGGATTCTTTGGTGGCATCTGACAGTCTTGAATAGTGTGACCCTTCTTTCCATAATTGAAGCATGCTCTAGTAGCCCAATAGCAAGTGCTTCCTCCATGCATCTTTCCACAATGCTCACACTTAGATACTTCCTTATTTCCAGTTTGGTTGAAAGACCTCTTTTGCTCATTTCCTTGATTTCCATTCTTTTGCTGAAATTCCGAGTATTATACCTCTGATCATTTGGTTTGAATCCACCTGAAGACCCACCATTTTTCTGAAATCCATGTCGACGATCGGAAAATTcctcttccctttttcttttcttgaGAAAGTTAACCTGATGAAGCTCTTGATCTCTGACACTATCAACCAAGGTATCCATGGATGTGTAGTGGTTAGAGATGATATGGTTGCCGATGGAATTCTTTAATGCCCACATAAACTTCATGATTTTATCCGCTTCTGACCCAGCCACATATCTCGCATAACCAGCTAACCTCTGAAATCTGACTTGAAAGTCTGCCACCGACTcatcatctctcagaataatacTCTGATACTCCCTTACATATTCCTCACGTATGCTGGTTGGAAAGTACCTCTGGCCAAACTGAGTTTTGAATATATGCCAACTAAGAGTATTTTCATAGCCAGGTGCATGTGAGGCTACCATAGACTTCCACCAAGTATTAGCATCCCCCTCAAGATGATATGTAGAAAATTGAGCCTTTTTCACCTCTGAATACTCCAAGACAATGAAATTTTTCTCCATGTGATATATCCAAGCTTCAGCATCCATGGGAGTCTTGGCCTCCTTAAAACAATTGGGTCTTTGCTTCATAAACCGATCAAACATAGTTTGACCATCTCGATCTTGCCCGTTAGCAGTGGGATTCTTCCCACGTTGAACTTCCCGCAACATctccataaaagtactcctatccATAACAATCTACTGATTATCATTCCCCCCAATATTTCGATTACTACTACCTCTTGCCATCCTGCACAAAATTTTATGAGTGCACAAACACATATATCACAAAATCATAAATCTACCCGTATGAAGTCAACCCAAAACTCACAGGTCAAATCCTAAAGGACAGTCTACAGAAACTataacctaagctctgataccaacgtTGTAATACCCCACTTAAACAAGTAGAGGCTACAAAAGCTAAGCTTTATTTATTAATGGAAGTAAAAACAAGCTAAACATAATTTATTAAGCTAACAAAAGTTCAAAAGATCCAAAATAAAGTTCTCTAACAAGATCCAAAATAATATGGAATAAAACATGTCCTTGACTTTATTTTCAACTAGATAAACAAGCTAAAATCTGGGCAGCACTCATCACACCCCCGCTTTACCCCCGACTACCCGTGGAAAGAAATAAATAcgagtgagccaaatgcccagtacgaaTATATCATTAAAAGATAAAGCAACAGAATATATTTGATTTTAACAATTAGCCAAGAAGATGAGTAATATGACAGTAATTATTTAGAATCAAGGAACAAACTAATCCAAACAAAATCAAAGAAATGGATGAGAACAAGTAAGGCGGGTACTAATAAGGGCATCTTATAAAACCTCTGCTTGCTAGTAAACACCAAGTAAAGCACAGTACAAAGAGTTCCTTCTCCGGTTATCCACAAGAAGGACAAAATGAAATGTATAAAACATTTCCCAAACAAACAAAATGATCATGATCTTAATCATGTCTCATACCCCAGAGACATACTCATATACTCACAACACTGATACGAGTTAGTGCCGTGAGCACCAAAGACTGCAAAAACTCCATGTGTCTCGTCTGTGATTTACCCGCATACAAATAAGTTTAAGAGCCCATGACAAATGATCACAAAGTGTTGCcaataatattgaaaataaaagTTGCATGTGACAAATCAAGTATACTGATAGGCAACATAGATCAAAAGTGGTTAAGCATCAACAGGGATCAAATATGGCTGAGCAAAAATTAATAAGTGTACATATACAAGATGTACaacttaacaaaataaaatatgataAGATAAATATGATAGGACAATAAGTACAAAggaagaaaatatattttaaatggAGAGAAATGGAGGATACTCGTACCTGAAATGAGTCTAAAATATTAAATCACTACCTAGCTCCAAATCAACTTCCAAACCAATCTATAATATCAACAGAAATATAACTTATAAACGCCAAACTCTAAAACCCAAAAAGTAagctaataaaattataatattttattcaTACTATAGTATATAAACATTTAACTAACAAATAATCTGAATAATATACAAGCTGGTTCATAAAATATAaaagatattttattaatttataaaagtaATGTAGAAATCTCTAAGTATATAACTTTATAAAAGTAGACAAACTTAAATTATACATTAATTTAACATATTAAATTATAACAACAATTtaagaaaatgataaaaataaatataacatGCTCTGTGTTTATCATACTAACAAGATTATCAAATTCACTTTTGCACATTAATACTACTACATTACTtacaaattttaaattattatgcCCAAATATTAGATACtataattaataacatattggTTAAAAAAATAATGAGACTAAGGTAACATATATGTTATGAGGAaaacataataacataatatgattaacaaatgtaaataatttataattttagataaATAAACAATCAATTATTAATTACTTAACTTAATTAACATAATATTTTGACTACATATGTCCTGTAAATTAAAATACTTTATATATCATTAGTCCCACAAATACATATTTTgtcaatttttaataaatctcataaactaaatcttgtgaaaatagattttattttacaaatatttttacatattaaTTACTAGCACAATATAACATGATAATTATTGTAAAAAACTCATACACATAACTAGTGAATAATAATTAGAAAACTAGCCAGACACTAACAATATTAAAATATACCATATCACccaattaataaaatttaaaaacctAAGAATCATATAATTTCTTAAACCAACTTTATGACATAAAAATTTAAAACAAAAACAACACGGAACATGACTAAGTAGATTACTACTAATTAAACATATTGTAGCCAGTACAAataacaattaattaattaaatcaattaaacatGCATTAAACAATAACCTAacataatatataaacacataaataaataatataataatttgataaaacttaCCTGAATTTAGAGCCtgatataattatgtaaaaaaaatGTGTACAAATAATTATAAACCTGAAAATAAAAATGACTAATATTAGTATACAACATAAATAATAGTCATTAAATTATGTGGTGATTAAATTTTTAACTAAACCTCCACAAGGTGTACACTTTTTGAAACTTTTGGTAAGGCTTAACCTAGCTTCCTTGTGAAACTCTTTCTCCTCCTCTAAATGCTTCCTTGTGAATCTCTTTCTCCTCCTCTAAATCTTTGACAACCCAGTACTTAACCGTGACACTCCAACCAGTTAGTTCTTTTCTGACCTTGTCGGAGTTGTACGCCAAAACTTTCTTTCCTATGCACCACCTCTTCTCTTGCTAGTAAGTTATATAATTCTACTAATAATAGTTTTCATTTCTGTTGGCTTTCAGCTGTCGCTCTGAGATAAATTTTGTGTGATAACACTAACAGGGTGACTCTGTTTATATGATAAACAGGTCTAACAAATTATGAAACTGTTGTCCATAATTTTCTCCACATTTTTCCACATCATCTCCCCATTAGCT
Above is a genomic segment from Apium graveolens cultivar Ventura unplaced genomic scaffold, ASM990537v1 ctg6658, whole genome shotgun sequence containing:
- the LOC141703456 gene encoding uncharacterized protein LOC141703456, with amino-acid sequence MDRSTFMEMLREVQRGKNPTANGQDRDGQTMFDRFMKQRPNCFKEAKTPMDAEAWIYHMEKNFIVLEYSEVKKAQFSTYHLEGDANTWWKSMVASHAPGYENTLSWHIFKTQFGQRYFPTSIREEYVREYQSIILRDDESVADFQVRFQRLAGYARYVAGSEADKIMKFMWALKNSIGNHIISNHYTSMDTLVDSVRDQELHQQKNGNQGNEQKRSFNQTGNKEVSKCEHCGKMHGGSTCYWATRACFNYGKKGHTIQDCQMPPKNPWDRRDQGEKNNQKTFGRVFSITAKDAASTPSTISGSLFVGNGNAIVLFDTGATHSFISTSYVKHLDIASTALISDFFVGTPIGVTILVNSQYLDCVVRVDDRELFVDLLPIQMRDFDIILGMD